The Shewanella mangrovisoli genome has a window encoding:
- the torD gene encoding molecular chaperone TorD: MSNVDINHARALVYQLLSSLFAREIDEQRLKQLTSEQAQQFWTQLGYAPEFSAPVASIQKVLNGLTSDEALLELAADYCGLFLVGTKHSASPYASLYLSREDEPLLFGQQHQQMSEFLHQSKLQVQSHFPEPADHLAVILAYMGHLACHSEDAAQLSFLNACIDSWLAKFVAKVVECDSKHSNGFYSALATLTLAWVQQDKQQLEQSMQ; the protein is encoded by the coding sequence ATGAGCAACGTCGATATCAATCATGCCAGAGCCTTAGTGTATCAGCTGCTGTCTTCTCTGTTTGCCCGTGAAATTGATGAGCAGCGCCTTAAGCAACTCACCAGTGAGCAAGCGCAGCAATTCTGGACACAACTGGGTTATGCACCCGAGTTTAGTGCGCCAGTCGCCAGCATACAGAAGGTGCTGAATGGCTTAACGAGCGATGAAGCCTTGCTCGAACTTGCCGCCGATTATTGTGGTTTATTCCTCGTAGGCACAAAGCACAGCGCCTCACCCTATGCCAGCCTGTACTTGAGCCGCGAGGATGAACCCTTGCTATTTGGGCAGCAGCATCAACAAATGAGCGAGTTTTTACACCAGAGCAAACTACAAGTGCAGAGTCATTTCCCAGAACCTGCCGATCACTTAGCCGTGATCCTCGCCTATATGGGACACTTAGCTTGCCACAGTGAAGATGCAGCCCAATTAAGCTTTCTAAACGCTTGTATAGACTCATGGTTAGCCAAGTTTGTCGCTAAGGTCGTTGAGTGCGATAGCAAGCACAGCAATGGCTTTTACAGCGCCCTCGCCACACTCACCCTAGCTTGGGTGCAGCAAGATAAACAGCAGTTAGAACAGTCAATGCAATAA
- the torT gene encoding TMAO reductase system periplasmic protein TorT — MGKFWQALLTLTTFGLLCLPTADANSQTWPLEQRHPFNAKIQQAQALDYHPLTKAQQAWRICALVPHLKDAYWIGINYGLIQQAKHLGVSLDLFEAGSYYHQDKQLEQLSACMKGDYDAILLGAVSPNLLEQFSEPLTKPVLALVNKLNAEQVQTHIGVNWYQMGLSAGNFIKADAKAHSPTQPTTLALLAGPENLGGTDLVEQGIRHALEGSNVSISAIQHADNNRNLYRDQLQILLKAQRPNYILGSAVAIEAAVSTLKQKQLTQDIKLVSSYLSPAILRGLKRQKVVYSNDDLVVLQGKLAIDVTVKQLEGAAPFGDIGPAIVERTTSPNTLSDLSVSLAEADFYPLYQVRP, encoded by the coding sequence ATGGGAAAATTTTGGCAAGCTTTGCTCACACTCACCACTTTTGGGCTGTTATGTTTACCGACTGCTGACGCCAACAGCCAAACTTGGCCATTGGAGCAACGCCATCCCTTTAATGCCAAAATTCAACAGGCACAGGCACTTGATTATCATCCCCTGACTAAAGCACAACAGGCTTGGCGCATTTGTGCCTTAGTGCCTCATCTTAAGGACGCCTATTGGATTGGCATCAACTACGGCCTGATCCAACAGGCGAAACACCTCGGCGTGTCGCTGGATCTGTTCGAAGCAGGCAGCTACTACCATCAAGATAAACAGCTCGAGCAATTAAGCGCCTGTATGAAGGGTGATTACGACGCGATTTTGCTCGGCGCCGTGAGTCCCAATCTGCTCGAACAGTTTTCTGAGCCGTTAACCAAACCCGTGCTCGCCCTAGTCAATAAACTCAATGCAGAGCAAGTGCAGACCCATATCGGTGTTAACTGGTATCAAATGGGACTGAGCGCGGGCAATTTTATTAAGGCAGATGCCAAGGCGCATTCGCCCACCCAGCCAACTACCTTGGCCCTCTTAGCGGGCCCTGAAAACCTAGGCGGCACAGATTTAGTCGAACAAGGCATTCGCCATGCCCTCGAGGGCAGCAATGTCAGTATCAGTGCGATTCAGCATGCCGATAACAATCGCAATCTCTACCGCGACCAATTACAGATACTGCTTAAAGCCCAGCGCCCCAACTATATTCTCGGCAGTGCCGTGGCGATAGAAGCCGCCGTCAGCACCCTCAAACAAAAACAGCTGACGCAAGACATTAAGCTGGTGAGCAGTTACTTATCTCCTGCGATTCTACGCGGCTTGAAACGCCAAAAAGTGGTATACAGCAATGATGACTTGGTCGTGTTACAGGGCAAACTCGCCATCGATGTCACGGTAAAACAGCTCGAAGGCGCTGCGCCTTTTGGCGATATAGGTCCTGCTATCGTTGAGCGCACGACCTCACCAAATACCCTATCGGATCTTAGCGTTAGCCTCGCCGAAGCGGATTTTTATCCTTTATATCAAGTACGGCCTTAA
- a CDS encoding PilZ domain-containing protein yields MDERRKFSRILFAASASVHQGDKQWQTTILDLSLNGALVDEPAGFSHTDAPITLSFTLPGSDIELQMETELVHQRNQQLGLKCKFIDVDSISHLKRIVELNLGDASILNRELALFIEKHNSAD; encoded by the coding sequence ATTGATGAAAGACGAAAGTTCTCGCGGATCCTCTTTGCCGCTAGCGCATCGGTACACCAAGGTGATAAACAGTGGCAAACCACCATACTCGACCTCAGCCTAAATGGCGCACTGGTGGACGAACCTGCCGGATTTAGCCATACGGATGCGCCTATCACCCTCAGTTTTACCCTACCGGGCTCGGATATTGAGCTGCAAATGGAAACCGAGTTAGTGCATCAACGCAACCAACAACTGGGGCTCAAGTGTAAATTTATCGATGTTGACAGCATCAGCCACCTCAAACGCATCGTTGAGCTGAACTTAGGTGATGCGTCGATACTGAATCGTGAATTAGCGCTATTTATCGAGAAACACAACAGCGCCGATTAA
- a CDS encoding alpha/beta fold hydrolase produces the protein MDYQRLTLTSPAFQHSAPTPAQTSFYIPYRDGQLHLRQLLPTNPDFSKPPILMLHGAMSNGRVFYSQSGRGLGCFLAQAGFVVYVLDTAGRGLSLPKIARGFTLGQGEVIREQLPLVQQHILNMHQQLCQEQGKPAPSQLHWCAHSWGGVLMASALARYPELQQSVRSLLTFGSKRTIRVKSFKKWLMVDVFWNRLAPSLAVGQGYLAADKLRVGMDNESRASLTQSIDWVRGEWLDHDDGFDYGKAAKAANWPIAWFIAGQNDTVLGHPEDVADMISECGFRQVKYTLLSKANGFKHDYGHGDMLTHLDAMGDHFPMIRDWYLGFELAVLKD, from the coding sequence ATGGACTACCAGCGACTGACTTTGACTTCCCCAGCATTCCAACATTCGGCTCCTACGCCCGCACAAACTTCCTTCTATATTCCGTACCGAGATGGACAGCTGCATCTGCGCCAGTTATTGCCTACTAATCCGGATTTTTCGAAGCCTCCGATCTTGATGTTACATGGTGCCATGTCCAATGGCCGGGTATTTTACAGCCAAAGTGGCCGAGGCTTAGGATGTTTTCTCGCTCAGGCGGGCTTTGTGGTGTATGTGCTGGATACGGCGGGCAGAGGTTTGAGTCTACCCAAAATTGCGCGTGGCTTTACTCTGGGGCAAGGGGAGGTGATCCGTGAGCAACTGCCATTAGTGCAGCAGCATATTTTGAATATGCATCAACAGCTTTGTCAGGAGCAGGGGAAACCAGCACCATCGCAGCTGCATTGGTGTGCGCATTCTTGGGGCGGCGTCTTAATGGCAAGTGCCTTAGCGCGTTACCCCGAATTACAGCAGAGTGTGCGGTCGCTGCTGACCTTTGGTAGTAAACGCACGATTCGAGTGAAGTCCTTTAAAAAATGGTTGATGGTCGATGTGTTTTGGAATCGTCTCGCCCCAAGTTTAGCCGTGGGGCAGGGGTATCTCGCCGCCGATAAGCTGCGTGTCGGTATGGATAACGAGAGCCGCGCCTCGTTAACTCAAAGCATAGATTGGGTGCGTGGAGAGTGGCTCGACCATGATGATGGCTTCGATTATGGCAAGGCGGCGAAGGCGGCTAACTGGCCCATCGCGTGGTTTATTGCCGGGCAAAACGATACTGTGCTTGGGCATCCCGAAGATGTCGCCGATATGATCTCTGAGTGTGGTTTTCGCCAAGTAAAATACACTCTGCTCTCAAAGGCTAACGGCTTTAAACACGATTATGGCCATGGGGATATGCTGACCCATCTGGATGCAATGGGTGACCATTTTCCCATGATCCGCGATTGGTATCTCGGGTTTGAATTGGCAGTGTTAAAAGACTAG
- a CDS encoding PilZ domain-containing protein — protein MSLDNHNALIEQLKPLLMEPNFQEIFQQLTADENNSTRFLLKMELNRLASPCTRIIDLRDKSELPCTEVMLGQQRHFLDEPAKHSLQAAMSLYRNKYTLGVYEYVINAHQQRRQKLRQVTQQPDGVEPEPFMVPGVVLGSYFNRAEERMNYSIRIAVSQPGRTEMPGITVDLSVGGARIRLAANHPFDLDKPLKVKLLELSEEYYYPDLQLGVDYQIVDSQTNGEFIWLRLRRIGGTDALGEMLGNLIRGYKLRYKLDVNDVLVTASGLGFERHYLPHLPHLPLFLNQQSQSISHMLLSRDNQQIVHYFQDENDISQLPAMLTPARLSALVNHPENPDYGLFFSFTYNAQGSLYFYSATLAELKAKDMTSLFLGFASTKPSWRIFKLIPDKIYHAKGYRRATLPGDDAKYSPLVEQQLSQFSHMLQLIDLTNEDERASYKAWQDDSNANALKAFGQQRLTAHQIKPVSMQFSERRQEARFAFKTLVNVSQGALKATGISLDISGRGMQLTLDNPTEFATNKPIMISLPKLQTIAGKTQLDNLPYRLVRTRKNGVTLHLAAVMGHTPHVGVEFLNKLIAHNREKLEQLTENNSEIKELADGLKNILLRELHSVPYFVEKTTKSAQVACLGVSTEHDEISDIFAAGSSDTLQYNLAPLLKDGFFKRDILDPIRQMKPQQDMDFIEVFIQLTRQSRGQFHLKCVPATELGDAQAKIAFINQSKLAGRFMALRIYRGATEKPDMGYLRRELEYINIHANHRAKQLEEQLWRIIGVGELLDITQEVELRYPALQK, from the coding sequence ATGAGTTTAGATAACCATAATGCACTCATAGAACAGCTCAAGCCGCTACTCATGGAACCGAATTTCCAAGAGATTTTTCAGCAGCTGACTGCCGATGAAAACAATTCGACCCGTTTTCTGTTGAAAATGGAGTTGAATCGTTTGGCTTCGCCCTGCACTCGGATTATCGATCTTAGGGACAAGTCTGAATTGCCCTGCACCGAAGTCATGCTCGGCCAGCAGCGCCATTTTCTCGATGAGCCCGCCAAGCATAGTCTGCAAGCGGCTATGTCTTTATACCGCAATAAGTACACCTTAGGGGTGTATGAATACGTCATCAATGCCCATCAACAGCGGCGACAAAAACTGCGTCAGGTGACACAACAACCGGATGGTGTCGAACCCGAACCTTTTATGGTGCCCGGTGTAGTGCTCGGCAGTTATTTTAACCGCGCAGAAGAGCGGATGAATTACAGTATCCGCATTGCGGTGTCGCAACCCGGGCGAACCGAAATGCCGGGGATCACCGTCGATTTATCGGTGGGCGGGGCACGTATTCGCTTAGCGGCGAATCATCCCTTCGACCTCGACAAGCCCCTCAAGGTCAAGCTGCTCGAGCTTAGTGAAGAATATTACTACCCCGATTTACAACTCGGGGTCGATTATCAGATTGTCGATAGCCAAACCAATGGTGAATTCATTTGGTTACGCTTGCGCCGGATTGGTGGCACGGATGCCCTAGGTGAAATGCTGGGCAACTTAATCCGAGGCTACAAGCTCCGTTATAAGCTGGATGTGAATGATGTCTTAGTGACGGCGTCGGGTCTGGGGTTCGAGCGTCATTACCTACCGCACCTGCCACATTTGCCTTTGTTTCTCAATCAGCAGTCCCAATCCATCAGCCATATGTTGCTGAGCCGCGACAATCAGCAGATAGTGCATTATTTTCAGGATGAGAATGATATCAGCCAGTTGCCCGCCATGCTGACGCCAGCAAGGCTCTCGGCGCTGGTCAATCATCCCGAAAACCCCGACTACGGATTGTTTTTTAGCTTTACCTACAACGCCCAAGGCTCCCTGTATTTTTACTCGGCCACTTTAGCCGAATTAAAAGCCAAGGACATGACGTCTTTATTCCTCGGTTTTGCCTCAACGAAACCGAGCTGGCGTATTTTCAAGCTCATCCCAGATAAGATTTACCATGCTAAAGGCTATCGCCGTGCGACCTTGCCGGGGGATGATGCCAAGTACAGCCCGCTGGTGGAGCAGCAATTGTCCCAGTTCAGCCATATGCTGCAACTAATAGACCTTACCAATGAGGATGAAAGGGCTAGCTACAAGGCCTGGCAGGACGATAGCAATGCCAATGCGCTCAAAGCCTTTGGCCAACAGCGCCTAACAGCACACCAAATCAAGCCGGTTTCGATGCAATTTAGTGAGCGTCGACAGGAAGCGCGTTTTGCCTTCAAAACCTTAGTTAATGTGTCGCAGGGAGCCTTAAAAGCGACGGGGATAAGCTTAGATATTTCTGGTCGAGGGATGCAGCTGACTCTGGATAATCCGACTGAGTTTGCGACCAACAAGCCGATAATGATCAGTTTGCCTAAGTTGCAGACCATTGCCGGTAAAACCCAACTGGATAATTTACCCTATCGCCTAGTGCGTACCCGTAAAAATGGCGTGACACTGCATTTAGCCGCAGTGATGGGTCACACGCCCCACGTTGGCGTGGAGTTTTTAAATAAACTGATCGCCCATAACCGTGAAAAACTCGAACAGCTAACCGAGAACAATAGCGAGATAAAAGAGCTGGCCGATGGATTGAAAAACATTCTGTTGCGCGAGCTGCATTCGGTGCCCTACTTTGTTGAAAAAACAACAAAATCGGCACAGGTCGCCTGTTTAGGGGTCAGCACTGAGCATGATGAGATCAGCGATATTTTTGCCGCTGGCTCCTCGGATACCTTGCAATATAATCTCGCACCGCTGCTAAAAGATGGATTCTTCAAACGGGATATTCTCGATCCTATCCGCCAAATGAAGCCGCAACAGGATATGGATTTTATTGAGGTATTTATCCAATTGACTCGCCAGTCCCGCGGTCAATTCCATTTAAAATGTGTTCCCGCCACCGAGCTTGGGGATGCGCAGGCCAAAATCGCCTTTATCAACCAAAGTAAATTGGCGGGACGCTTTATGGCGCTGCGGATTTACCGTGGCGCTACCGAGAAACCGGATATGGGTTATCTGCGCCGCGAATTGGAATACATCAATATCCACGCCAACCACAGGGCGAAACAACTCGAGGAACAACTCTGGCGGATTATCGGCGTAGGGGAGCTACTCGATATCACCCAAGAGGTGGAGCTGCGCTACCCTGCGCTGCAAAAATAA
- the torR gene encoding two-component system response regulator TorR has protein sequence MAYSVLVVDDEAVIRARLKGYFEKEGYRVVEAADGEQMWHEFNRQHIDLIMLDINLPGVDGLSLTRELRSRSHVGIILVSGRDESIDKIVGLEMGADDYVTKPFELRELLVRVKNLLWRISLVKQAEQALVQELSEPDDVMSFEGYRLELNSRKLRQGEEIIKLTKAEFELLTAFALHPQQVLSRERLMQQTSHRNQDVNDRTIDVIIRRLRNKLNPELFVTVHGEGYLFAAKVED, from the coding sequence ATGGCCTATAGTGTGCTCGTTGTCGATGATGAAGCGGTGATTCGTGCTCGATTGAAAGGGTATTTTGAAAAAGAAGGTTACCGCGTTGTCGAGGCGGCCGATGGCGAGCAGATGTGGCATGAGTTTAATCGTCAACATATTGATTTAATTATGTTGGACATTAATCTGCCTGGGGTGGATGGCTTAAGTTTAACCCGTGAGTTACGTAGCCGCTCCCATGTGGGGATTATCTTGGTCTCTGGCCGTGATGAATCAATTGATAAAATCGTTGGTCTCGAGATGGGCGCCGATGATTATGTGACTAAGCCCTTCGAGCTGCGGGAGCTATTGGTTAGGGTTAAAAATCTACTGTGGCGGATTTCTCTGGTAAAACAAGCCGAACAAGCGCTGGTGCAGGAATTATCCGAGCCCGACGATGTGATGAGTTTTGAAGGTTATCGGCTTGAATTAAACAGCCGTAAGTTGCGCCAAGGGGAGGAGATAATCAAGCTCACTAAGGCCGAGTTTGAGTTGTTAACCGCCTTTGCTTTGCATCCCCAGCAGGTACTTTCCCGCGAGCGCTTAATGCAGCAAACCAGTCATCGCAATCAGGATGTGAATGACAGAACCATAGATGTGATCATCCGCCGCCTACGTAATAAGCTTAATCCCGAACTCTTTGTCACTGTCCATGGTGAGGGTTATTTATTTGCCGCTAAGGTGGAGGACTAG
- the radA gene encoding DNA repair protein RadA, whose amino-acid sequence MAKNKTAYVCNECGQDFPRWQGQCSACQEWNTITEVRLGAASPGRGTKFAGYAGAGSSEVKTLDQIDLNALPRIVSHFGELDRVLGGGIVPGSAILIGGHPGAGKSTLLLQTLCHLAEQMPALYVTGEESLQQVAMRAHRLGLPTNKLRMLSETSVEQICEVALQESPKVIVVDSIQVMHMSDVASSPGSVSQVRESASYLTRFAKQNGIAVIMVGHVTKDGSLAGPKVLEHCIDCSVMFEGDSDSRYRTLRSHKNRFGAINELGVFAMTERGLKEVANPSAIFLSRGEEESSGSLVMVVWEGTRPLLVELQVLVDNSAMSNPRRVAVGMDANRLAMLLAVMHRHGGLQMSDQDVFVNVVGGVKVTETSADLTLLLAMVSSFRGDILPSDLVVFGEVGLSGEIRPVPNGQERLVEAAKHGFKRAIVPRANVPKKPPAGMEVVGVAKLSEALEAI is encoded by the coding sequence ATGGCAAAGAATAAAACCGCGTACGTGTGCAATGAGTGTGGACAGGATTTTCCTCGCTGGCAAGGGCAATGCAGTGCTTGTCAGGAGTGGAATACGATAACTGAAGTGCGTTTAGGCGCTGCCTCGCCCGGACGGGGAACTAAGTTTGCGGGTTATGCCGGTGCGGGCAGTAGCGAAGTCAAAACCTTAGACCAAATTGACCTCAATGCCTTGCCACGGATTGTGAGCCATTTTGGCGAGCTCGACCGCGTGCTCGGGGGCGGCATAGTGCCAGGCTCTGCGATTCTGATTGGCGGTCATCCCGGTGCCGGTAAGAGTACGCTGTTACTTCAAACCCTGTGCCATTTAGCCGAGCAAATGCCTGCGCTCTATGTGACGGGCGAAGAGTCCCTGCAGCAAGTCGCTATGCGCGCCCATCGCTTAGGGTTGCCAACCAATAAACTGCGGATGTTATCCGAGACCAGTGTGGAGCAGATCTGCGAAGTCGCCCTGCAAGAGTCGCCAAAAGTCATCGTCGTCGACTCTATTCAAGTTATGCATATGAGCGATGTGGCGTCGAGCCCCGGTAGTGTGTCGCAGGTGCGTGAATCGGCCTCCTATTTAACTCGCTTTGCCAAGCAAAACGGCATTGCCGTGATCATGGTCGGCCATGTGACCAAAGACGGCAGCCTCGCCGGGCCTAAAGTGCTCGAGCACTGTATCGATTGTTCCGTGATGTTTGAAGGGGATAGCGACAGCCGTTATCGCACCTTGCGTTCCCACAAGAACCGTTTCGGGGCGATTAACGAGTTAGGCGTGTTCGCCATGACCGAGCGTGGCCTGAAGGAAGTGGCTAACCCTTCGGCAATTTTCCTCTCCCGTGGCGAGGAGGAATCCTCAGGCTCCTTAGTGATGGTGGTGTGGGAAGGCACGCGTCCGCTGCTGGTTGAATTGCAGGTGCTGGTGGACAATTCGGCCATGTCGAACCCGCGCCGCGTGGCGGTGGGGATGGATGCGAACCGTTTAGCCATGTTACTGGCGGTGATGCATCGCCATGGTGGGTTACAAATGTCGGATCAAGACGTGTTTGTGAACGTCGTTGGCGGGGTTAAAGTGACGGAAACCAGTGCCGACTTAACCTTGTTGCTGGCGATGGTGTCGAGTTTCCGTGGCGATATTTTACCGAGCGATTTAGTGGTGTTTGGTGAAGTGGGTTTATCTGGGGAAATTCGTCCCGTGCCCAATGGTCAAGAACGCCTCGTCGAAGCCGCCAAACATGGCTTTAAGCGGGCGATTGTGCCCCGTGCCAATGTGCCGAAAAAGCCGCCTGCGGGCATGGAAGTGGTGGGCGTGGCAAAATTATCCGAAGCCCTCGAAGCGATATAA
- the torS gene encoding TMAO reductase system sensor histidine kinase/response regulator TorS: MAPLSLSRSSLTGRLMLAFGVLGVLLLLLVSLGSLSLHWLKQADSYLYEESLPASQAARQLVQASNALSDGVTQLGQVEDERQREFIGRKLSLESATMLNSIKVLLTLDVNEDNHLSVLAGQIIEQLTLLGKSVGQRITLGDELQLRARELSVAAGRASELLQSELAVVDSAILAKLSQAYPDMAGDKRSGQLLDDVIERELDVQEQLNRALKLVHQIALLSQLFEASELQSELKLSVPRLLATFASTAPSHPMAQHHPDHPKQGTAIELATTEAPVEEMGIDLMALTTVAELIRDPGRLNALKAELAILLHTPKIIKLQRELSQSLQRQQRQQQELAEKLYSLNTRVDSALNQQQQRAELARSDYLMQLSYARLGLWGTGILMLVIIAVVVYRVIYRGIALRLNQATEAMSRLSLGDTNVSLDAHGDDELTAMANAIEAFKRKTAHNLKLQTDLRQVADELTEHKKALEQTVATRTQELAEANLRLDAEAKGHAKARIVAEEASQAKSQFLATMSHEIRTPLNGLLGTLTLLGHSQLPPAQQQMLALSQYSGTLLQTVLNDILDFSRLEQGNLTNEPRPTDINALLDEVLAIMVAGANLAGLSLRLNRPQLPACIQIDGPKLRQVLFNLIGNGIKFTPEGGVSLNVSVQGDKLAFVVADTGVGIAPEVREQLFMPYCVLPNQGRSRGTGLGLAICKQLVELMDAEGQGIWVKSEPGKGSEFGFELSFTQCDKALDTQTQVQKQVNPQRVLVIEDNKVNAMVAQGFLAHLGHSSSLVVSCQQALAHVSGDKAFDAVMLDIQLSDGSGLTLLPQLKALFANGKVKFAAFTAQMQTEDLSLYREAGFDTVLAKPLSLQTLTEWLGVARVPASMPASLGESSSQSAQSLLSANKAELASQSHQVETLLDLNQLQQDLEVLGVKAVSDMLTLYRTSSAEQMERLSALSSVAHFSEGAKLLHSLKGSSASMGLKALTQSCQQWEKALNTTGENALDSKAVTELTACWQASITAIEQWLATKG; encoded by the coding sequence GTGGCGCCTTTATCTTTATCGCGAAGTAGTTTAACCGGCAGACTCATGCTCGCCTTCGGCGTGCTTGGGGTATTGCTGTTGCTACTGGTTAGCTTAGGTAGTCTGAGTTTGCATTGGCTCAAACAGGCCGACAGTTACCTGTATGAGGAGTCCTTACCCGCCTCTCAAGCCGCGCGCCAATTAGTGCAGGCCTCAAATGCTTTATCCGATGGCGTGACCCAGTTAGGCCAAGTGGAGGATGAGCGGCAGCGGGAATTTATCGGCCGTAAGCTCAGCCTCGAAAGCGCCACAATGTTAAATAGCATCAAAGTGTTACTAACACTGGATGTGAACGAAGATAATCATTTATCCGTATTAGCTGGGCAAATCATCGAGCAATTAACCTTACTGGGTAAGAGTGTAGGCCAACGTATTACCTTAGGCGATGAGTTGCAGCTCAGGGCCCGCGAATTATCGGTTGCCGCAGGCCGAGCCTCTGAGCTATTGCAATCTGAATTGGCGGTTGTCGACTCGGCGATTTTGGCAAAACTCAGCCAAGCCTATCCAGATATGGCGGGGGATAAGCGCAGTGGCCAATTGCTCGATGATGTGATTGAGCGAGAGTTAGATGTGCAGGAGCAGCTCAACCGTGCGCTCAAGTTAGTGCATCAAATTGCGCTACTCAGTCAGTTATTTGAGGCATCCGAACTACAGTCTGAGCTGAAATTGAGTGTTCCCCGTTTATTGGCCACCTTTGCCAGCACGGCACCATCACACCCCATGGCGCAGCATCATCCAGATCATCCAAAGCAAGGGACGGCTATCGAGCTGGCGACCACTGAGGCGCCAGTGGAAGAGATGGGTATCGATTTAATGGCGCTCACCACAGTGGCTGAGCTTATCCGCGACCCTGGCAGGCTCAATGCGCTAAAGGCGGAGCTGGCTATTCTTCTCCATACCCCAAAAATCATTAAATTACAGCGAGAACTGAGCCAAAGCCTGCAGCGCCAACAGCGTCAGCAGCAGGAGTTAGCGGAAAAACTCTATAGCCTCAATACGCGGGTGGACAGTGCGCTTAATCAACAGCAGCAGCGGGCTGAGCTGGCGCGAAGTGATTACTTAATGCAGTTGTCTTACGCCCGCTTGGGGCTGTGGGGCACGGGCATATTAATGTTGGTTATCATAGCTGTTGTGGTTTATCGGGTGATCTATCGCGGCATTGCCTTGAGGTTAAATCAGGCAACCGAAGCCATGTCGCGCTTAAGTTTAGGAGACACCAATGTGAGCCTCGATGCCCACGGCGACGATGAGTTGACTGCCATGGCCAATGCCATCGAGGCATTTAAGCGAAAAACCGCCCATAACCTGAAATTACAGACGGATTTACGTCAGGTCGCCGATGAGCTGACCGAGCATAAAAAAGCCCTCGAACAAACCGTGGCTACGCGCACACAGGAATTGGCCGAAGCCAACCTGCGCCTCGATGCGGAGGCCAAAGGCCACGCTAAGGCAAGAATCGTTGCCGAGGAGGCGAGTCAGGCAAAATCCCAATTCTTGGCGACCATGAGCCATGAGATTCGCACCCCGCTCAACGGCTTACTCGGGACACTTACCTTACTCGGCCATAGTCAGCTGCCGCCAGCGCAGCAACAGATGCTCGCATTGTCACAATACAGCGGCACGCTGCTGCAAACCGTGCTCAACGATATTCTCGATTTCTCTCGCCTCGAGCAGGGTAATTTAACCAATGAACCGCGGCCAACGGATATCAATGCCCTGCTCGATGAAGTGCTGGCGATTATGGTGGCGGGCGCCAATTTGGCGGGATTGAGCTTAAGGCTGAATCGTCCCCAGTTACCCGCGTGTATTCAGATCGATGGCCCTAAGCTGAGGCAAGTGCTGTTTAACTTGATTGGTAACGGCATTAAATTCACCCCAGAAGGCGGCGTGAGTCTCAATGTCAGCGTGCAAGGCGATAAGTTGGCCTTTGTGGTGGCCGATACTGGCGTGGGGATTGCGCCCGAGGTGCGTGAGCAATTATTTATGCCTTACTGCGTATTGCCTAATCAGGGGCGCAGCCGTGGGACAGGTTTGGGGCTTGCCATCTGCAAACAGTTAGTTGAACTGATGGATGCCGAGGGGCAGGGCATTTGGGTCAAGAGCGAGCCAGGCAAGGGCAGTGAGTTTGGTTTTGAGCTGAGCTTTACCCAATGTGATAAGGCATTAGATACGCAAACTCAGGTGCAAAAACAGGTTAATCCCCAACGGGTGTTAGTGATTGAAGACAACAAGGTCAATGCCATGGTCGCGCAGGGGTTTTTGGCGCATTTAGGCCACAGTTCCAGCTTGGTCGTCAGTTGTCAGCAGGCGCTGGCGCATGTGAGTGGTGATAAGGCATTCGATGCCGTGATGCTCGATATTCAGCTGAGTGATGGCTCAGGGCTCACCCTATTACCCCAGTTAAAGGCGTTATTCGCCAATGGCAAGGTGAAATTTGCCGCCTTTACCGCGCAGATGCAGACGGAGGATCTTAGCCTCTATCGGGAGGCGGGGTTTGATACTGTGTTAGCTAAACCCTTGAGCCTGCAAACCCTGACAGAATGGCTAGGTGTTGCGCGTGTGCCTGCTTCAATGCCTGCTTCACTAGGTGAGTCATCGTCGCAATCGGCACAATCGCTTCTATCGGCGAATAAGGCTGAACTGGCCAGTCAGAGTCATCAAGTAGAAACCTTGTTAGATCTTAACCAGTTACAGCAAGATCTCGAGGTGTTAGGCGTGAAAGCCGTGAGTGATATGTTGACGCTCTATCGAACCTCCAGTGCCGAGCAAATGGAGCGACTCTCGGCGCTAAGCTCTGTGGCGCATTTCAGCGAGGGCGCAAAACTATTGCACTCGCTTAAGGGCAGCAGTGCCAGCATGGGGCTAAAAGCATTGACTCAGAGTTGTCAGCAGTGGGAGAAAGCACTCAACACCACAGGGGAAAATGCATTGGATAGCAAGGCGGTGACTGAATTAACCGCCTGCTGGCAGGCGTCGATAACAGCGATTGAGCAATGGTTGGCAACAAAGGGCTAG